One window of Hymenobacter sp. BRD128 genomic DNA carries:
- a CDS encoding SDR family NAD(P)-dependent oxidoreductase, with amino-acid sequence MGDPAQCRQLVQEAVAVFSTLDVARNNAGITGELSLPADYSLEGWQHIINVNLNSVFFCLKYGLEVMLKQGRGAIINMSSILGQVGTPTPAGYVTAKHGLIDLTQTAAQGYAAQGIRRRGAGLHRQAAARGVFGRSRASSDKASFVTGAYYPVEGGYLAR; translated from the coding sequence ATGGGCGACCCCGCCCAGTGCCGCCAACTGGTGCAGGAAGCCGTGGCCGTGTTTAGCACGCTGGACGTGGCCCGCAACAACGCCGGCATCACGGGCGAGCTGAGCCTGCCGGCCGACTACTCGCTCGAAGGGTGGCAGCACATTATCAACGTGAACCTCAACAGCGTCTTTTTCTGCCTCAAATACGGGCTGGAAGTGATGCTGAAGCAGGGCCGGGGCGCCATTATCAATATGTCGTCCATTCTGGGACAGGTGGGCACGCCCACGCCGGCGGGCTACGTCACGGCCAAGCACGGCCTTATCGACCTTACCCAAACGGCCGCCCAGGGATACGCCGCCCAGGGCATCCGCCGCCGTGGGGCCGGGCTACATCGACAGGCCGCTGCCAGGGGCGTTTTCGGCCGAAGCCGAGCTAGCTCCGACAAAGCTTCGTTTGTGACGGGTGCCTACTACCCCGTTGAGGGGGGCTACCTGGCGCGCTAA